AAACAATGCAACCAGACATCATACAGCATTGCATTGGTATATCCATTACTCACCACTCTTGTTGCTTGCAATTAGGCCTGCTCCCAAGGTCTATTTTTATGTTAATAAGCTGAGGAATAAAAAAATAGTCTCTACCTTAATATTTATAAGAGATAACTTATAagagggaatttggacctggcattgcaggccatggcaacttggctaaggctgagtgggttgaagctgaatccgacgaagacagaggtcctttgcgtgggtcggggccctctcccagtttttgacggggtgccgctgaaagcggcgcactgggtcaggagcttgggagttctactggagacttcattatctatggaggcccagatagcagtcactgccaagtcggcattctttCATCtaaagcgggcaaggcagtttatttatttatttattacttcccatttatatcccgccctctccgcaagcggactcagggcggcttacaacattataaaaacaatcaatccaataaaacatataaaaccataatttacatatattatctttaaaaccattctatagcgctatttcagtccagtataggcggtattgacttctcgaccaagatcgccagcattctgtaggatgtccggtggcagccttttttcaatcaaaccgcaaaagcctgtttgaacaattcggtcttacaggccctgcggaacgcagacaaatccagcagggcccttatagcttctgggagggtgttccagagttctggtgctgccaccgaaaaagccctggatctcgttatacatagcctggcttcttttgggccaggggcagacaacagattttttgtccctgattgcagtgctctctgggggatatatggggaaaggcggtcccgtagataggcaggtccctgaccatagagggctttaaaggttaataccaacaccttgaagcaaactcggaacacaacaggcaacagtgcagctctctcagcactggctgaatgtgctcccgtcgcggcagccccattaacagccgtgccgcagcgttctgcactagttgtagtctccgggttagcgtcaagggtagacccatgtagagagcattacagtgatctattcttgaggtgaccgtagcatggattaccgttgctaagtcgttgcgctccaggtaaggagccagctgccgtgcttgccgaagatgaaagaaggcagatctaacagtggctgccgcctgagcctccattgtaagggaggactcaagaagcacgcctaagctcttgaccttagggaccagtatcagtggtgccccgtcaagagccggcagctggatctctctccccggatcGCCCCGatccaggtagagaacctccgtcttcgtcggattcaatttcagccgactcagcctgagccaagaagccacggcttgtaacgccaggtctagattttccggggtacagtcagactggccacccatcaatagatagagctgggtgtcatctgcatattgatggcaacccagtccgtacctcctgacaatctgggcaagggggcgcatatagatgttaaatagcatcggggataggaccactccctgcggcaccccacaactaagagagtgcctctggggtgcttcctcccctatcaccaccctttgtccctgatcttggagaaagaaggtcagccactgtaaggcagatccccgaatccccacatcggcgaggcggctagtcagtagctgatggtcaaccgtgtcaaaagcagctgacagatctaataataacagcaccgcagagccgccctgatccagatgtcgcataaggtcatctatgagagcgaccagaactgtctccatcccgtgacctggcctaaagccggactggaatggatccagtgcagaagtgtcctccaggaatccctgcagctgaatctccaccgcccgctctatgaccttacccagaaagagaaggtttgacaccggccgatagttcgccaatatggccgggtctgctgatggtttttttaagaggggacggaccactgcctctttaagaggtgtgggaaagatcccttcgatcagggacctgttgataatgtcctatagtggttcacgcagccacgtttggctggcctttataagccaagacgggcacggatctaacctacaggtcgtagggcgcacagctgcaaggatcctgttgacttcctccagactgagtagaccaaaggagtccagaattggaccagaagacatgctcagtgccccaagttcatctactgtattaattatagcgggtaagtcgtgtcggagcgatgagaccttatctgcgaaaaagctcgcaaaagcctcacagcctatttccaattctctattattttgtttgccctgcggcagttctgttaatgactgaattatactaaacaattgtgctgggcgcgaggttgcagatgcgattctggacgcaaagtgatccttctttgcaatccgaataaccatctcataggtcctcataaatgacctatatgatgttctcgtagcttcgtcacgagagTGGCTCCATTGTCTCtgtagtcgtcttaatcgtcgcttcattgattgcagctccggggtataccatggagcggatcatgatcgaggacgtcggggagcaatttcgtcgatggcctcggagagccggttattccaggtctccactagctcatccaacaTGTCAccggtgggccaaggatcccgtatagccatttgaagccgcaacgggtccatctgactacgcgggcgagccaaaatctgctcaccgcctaaacgggacaggggtggcatgtccacacgggccttcagggcctggtggtcagaccatggcactgccttggcagatatctgacccactactactcctgccgcaaagatcaggtctagtgtgtgtccagcctgatgcgtgggcgctgttacatattgggaaagtcctagtgctgccatggaaagcactaggtccgtctcacgagtggaagctgcgtcctcagcatggacattgaagtcacccaggactataaatcgagggtgctccaatgcccagcctgctacagcctccatcagggatggcagggcactggccggtgcgctaggcggatggtacaccagccagattgccaaactttccccaacgGAAGTTGGCCTCCTTCCTAGAGCATCGGGACCTaacaacagtgattcatgcaacggtcacctcaagattggattactgtaatgccctctacatggggctgcctttgtgccgaacccggaggctgcagctggtgcagaacgcagcggctaggctgctactggggctcctgaagtgggagcacatacagccggggctgcgcggactgcactggttgccagttacataccggattcgttacaaagtgctggttattacctttaaagccctttatggccaaggacctgcctacctgagggactgtctctccccgtatgaaccccagagagcactgaggtcagcagggaagaaccaactgaccatccccgggccaaaggaggtaaaactgcagagtactcgtatgtgggccttctctatcgtagctccacacctatggaaccagttcCCAgaagaagtgcaggccctgcagaaccttgaacagttccgcagggcctgcaagaccatcctttttgggatggcctttgcCGATTAAATGACAGGGGGCTCACCTAAGTGATTTTCGCCATCATGTTTattggaaatagcaccagaatgttaattttaaattttaaattagactgttttaaaGCTAAATACTGATTTTAAATACGGTACTTATTGTATAACctattgtatttgatgttgttagctggcctgagcctgcctcggcggggagggcaggatataaataaaatgttgattgattgattgataactTCTGTTATAAAAACCAACCATCTGGTTTAAAGAAGAGTCACTCTGTTTAgaaattagggttgtcaggtccaactcaagagatatctggggactttgggggtggagccaggagacctttggagtggagccaagagcaaaggtgtggcaagcatgattgaattccaaagggagtctgaccatcacatttttttaaactgaGGAATTTTTATTTCAATAGAAAAACATACAACCAAACTATAAAACATAATAGCCAAAAATACCATCAACACTCTGTTACAAACCCTATGTTCAGTTACCAACCTTTTCGCTTTAGTTGCATTGAGGGAATTATATCCTTATTGCACTAaaactggccatcacatttaaagtaccatacaccttttaaatgaccccccttcatttggaaataatggaggatggggcaccttcttttgggtctcagaattggaccccctggtccaatctttttgaaacttgaggagggGATGTTGAGGAGAAGcacaagatgctatgctaaaaatatggtgcttctatctcaataAACAGCACccacagagtcccagatacccatggatcaattctcctttatatcCTATGGccactggtctccatagagtataatgggagcccagcagacattttccccctccccccttctttctgataaccctgaagttgggtggagggcatccaaactagggaatcccctgcccccagctggggatagGCAACCTATTAGAAATTCATATCCTCCAACCATATAAATTATGTTAAACCATACCATATCTTCCTCATTGTGAAAGGAGTCAACATATCTCATTTCAATCATTGGCATCCACTACAATGCTAGTGTAGTAAGTCATGTGGAATACCTGTTTCAAAGACTCTTGAAAGTAATTTCTAGCTAGAGTAGATAATACTAGCCTTGTGGAACCAACTGTTGGACTCAGTAAAAGATAATGTAATATGTATGTATCTGAACACCTTGATGAATCAAAGGGATGATGAAAGGATTTCCCAAGAGAAGCTGCTCATTGGCTATTCATCTCGGTATCTGAGCTGGAGACTCTAGTGATGAAGCCTATCAGTCGGTACGTTAGTTGTTCTATAGCACAGTAGGAAAGCAAATAATGGAGGTGATTAAAAAGTGATTACTGTGTACCTGACAGCTACAGACTGATAACTATTGGGGTGGGGAGTAACTAAAATATGCCATATTCATACTACGATCAATATGTTGACAGTAGAATCAATAGCAGCATAAAAGAGGATTTAGAaagaaattggattttttttttgcttttattccATTCCATTATACCTTAACCACTAAAGCTGAAAACTCAAGTATATAAATGGAATTGAAACTAATACAGTAGACTACAATTGGTCCACCCTCTAGATTTTATTCCAGATAAGACTGATCTAATTACTCTGTCTTCAAAAAATCACTTGAAAATCCCAAACTTGTTTACAGCTCTCCTTAAAGCTTTTTTTACCTCTTTGTTTCTTAGACTATAGATAAGGGGATTAATTAGAGGAGTTAAGACTGTGTAGAAGACTGAGAAGATCTTGTCCACTTTTCTCAGAGCTTCTTTTTTTGGTAACACATATACAAATATCAATGAACCATAGAATATGGAAACTACAATGAGGTGGGAAGAACAGGTGGAAAAGGCCTTTTTCCTCCCAGCTGAAGATGGGATTCGTATGATGGCGGCAATTATACAAATGTAAGACAGCAGGGTCAGAAGACAAGAAGGAACAGTATTTAAGAAAGATAATGTGAGGCCCACCAGTGTCACTAGAGCTGTGTCACTGCATGATAGATTAATCACTGGCGAGAAATCACAAAAGAAACGATCAATTTCATGGAGGTCACAGTATTTCAGCTGTGACATCGAAGTTATTAGTATAGTCATAACTGTTATCCCGTAAAGCCAAGATACAGCTGACAACAGAAAGCATAATCTTCTGCTCATGAAAGTTGCATATTGGAGGGGCTTACATATTGCCAAATATCGATCATAGGACATTGATGCCAGTAGGTAACATTCAGCAATGGCAGGTATACCAAAACAATAAAGCTGGATATAGCAGCCCCCAACAGAAATGGTTCTGTCCCCTGTCAGGAAACTTGTCAAAAGCCTGGGAAGAAGGGTTGAAGTGTAGAAGGATTCCAAAAAGGACAAGTTTCCAAGGAAGAAGTACATGGGGATGTGAAGGTGATGATCTGTGATTACTAACGCAATGATGATGATGTTTCCAAACATGGTCACATTGTAGATTATTAGGAAAACCAGGAAGAGAGGAATCTGAAGTGCAGGGGCATTCCCAAATCCCAGAAGAATAAATGTAGTTATTTCTGTTTTGTTATCTATCTCCATAAATTCCATAGTTTGAATCTCTGAAAATAAAATTAGAATATCATAAGTCTCCAAGACGCAAGGCCTAGACATTATTTTACCTTTCTCCCACAATTAATGCTGAGACTTATAAAGTGTTCTCATGTGTTTTATCTGGACATGGGGAAACCACcctaaagtaattttttttcttattaagTTAATTGTGCAGCTATTACCTCAAATGAGAGACCATCTCATTGTTACTTGATGAGAACATTAAATAAGAATATTGTTATCCATTGTTAGTGCTGGGCCATAAGATGGCTAGCAGGCACCATGCATACATTCATATATATATtctacttcatttatactgtgccttttcccccagtggggacTTAAAATGGCTTAGATCCtgatcctccattttatcttaacaCCAGTTCAGTGGGGTAGGTCAGGCTGACAGTGGTGACTGATTTTCTCCAAGCAAAGACCTAGCCTGTAAGGAGTTGAATCCAAGATCAGGATACCCTCTGATCTGCAGCCCTACCATCTGTTTTACACAAAACAGCTGTTCCccatgctagggctgccaagcccccgggttGGATGggagttctcccaccctggaggtttccaacccaccTGCCCatattgggccggtggggggaacctcccttgatgttgctggtgcaatgacatcacctgaaagtgacatcattgtgccgccGATTCTGCATGCCGGCCACTCTATgtgtttctggaaaaactctatggtttccccggatgctctagcaatttgggagggaaattcCTCCCGAATTGCTAgtgtagagttttcccagaaatgcctagagtggtcaGTGTGCGGtgtcgccagtgtgatgatgtcacttctgggtgacataattGTGCTGCATGTACATTACATGTGTGAAAAAGTCCTCTGCCAGAGGCcatgggggacctggcaaccctaccacatgcTCTGGAACCAGCAGTGCTTCATACTCGCAATTGCTCATGGGAGTATTCTGAATAGAAACTAACTGTATTCTCATTTACATATGAAGGTACAAGCTAAATTACATATAAGAATACaaacactgggttggatccaggctaCACTGGCAATTCCCACCAATTTCACCTTTCTTTTGCACACATCCCTCATGCTATTCCTTAGGGTACCTTATCCTCTAGGCGCATATTTCATGGAGATTAATGGCCTGCATTGGGAGCGAGAGGCAATAAAGTTCTATTCTGTTGCCCTACTTATGACAGCCCATATGACACAAAAATGCTATCTATATGCAGTCCCCATTATGCAGTCCAGTGTAATTTGCTGATAAAAAGGAACCTTTTTACCCCCTTTTTGCACCAGCAAAAAGTAGTTGGATCCAACTTGAAATGTAAAATATCATGTCCCTTTGCAGGATTTTTCTTGGTTAATTTACAAAATTGGGATGGATTGAAAGTTCACTAAAATGTAACCTTCCATCAAAGTGTGCAGTACAGTCTTCTTCAAAACAAACCTGGGTTTGCATCTTATATGAACAAGTGCAAAACAAGAGTTGgttctaaaaacaaaacaaagaaacaacaaCACAACCATTATAATAGGATCCCCATCAGGTTTCAAAGAAGTGTTAAATAAGATTATTAAACAGAATCTACTTCTGCATGGATTTGGGATTGAACTAGGAAGTTGGCCATATTCACACAGACATTGATCTCAACTACAAGTAACTTACATTGTCACAATCTTTTGTTCAAATGAGGCTTTTTTTCCTTAGAGGAATCACCCATCTGCCTTTattttatagatttttttttatgttcTCTGCCCCCAATTCAATCCAACCTTATGTATTTTCCCAGGAGTAGCTTCTGAGAATCAttataacaaagtaggagtccagtagcacccttaggatcaacaaagtttcattcagaatttaagctttcatatgcatgcatacttcatcagataatGGAACGGGGTACAGTGACTTGAGCTACTtttagctggtaggcagtggttaatCCAATGGCAAAgtaatgaaattaacaaattgaattTGGTCTGGATACCAAATGAGGTAATAaatgtctgttaattgctctattgctagcaagtctgggttaaaatgaggacaTATCTTTCTCAGAAGTGTTTCTGTcgacctaatttactttttaacatgtaacatacatataaatataattccagtttgtcattagaaaaaaaagaatgcattaaaatatagtggaagatgggtttagtatatgtaatgagataaacagccaatatcccttatttgagtatgtcaatacaaaaaacattattctgatacactattctaaaagggaaatacattggaatactgtggatatatagttATATTTGGTAAGAGAggatttagcatatgtaatgagataaaaaaccaatatccttgttcagtcctggggaggtgtttgttccaagtttcataataatttgaaaTTCAGCAGTTTCACTCtctattctgttcttgaagttcctttgcaataaaatagctactttgaggtcaccctgTGAATGTTCTGGAAAGTTAAAACATTCACCTATGGGTTTCTCAGTTTTAttattcctgatgtcagatttgtgtccatttatcctttgttgTAGGGTTTGTCCTATGtacagaactgaagggcattgttggcatttaatggcacatataatgttggaagatgaacaagtgaatgagcctgagatggtgtagttaatacTGTTGGGTCCAATTATGGTGTGGTCTGGATGTACAGTatatggcagcaaagttggcacttggatttattgtaagctctggtaccagtgtccatgttcaagtgAAATGTtgcattgttgtgggtgaggagttgtttgagattagggggctgtctatGTGCAAGAAAAGAtttaccacccccaccccccccaggactgttgaaagagagctgtcactgtccaaaagaTGTTGTAAGGCATTGATGATACGTTTAACTGTTTTCAGTtaagagttgtgtgtgaccactagtggtgttcttttattgttttttgcgGGGTTTGTCTTGTAAAAGGTTTTCTCTAGGTATCATTCTGGcattgttaatctgtttcctgactccaTCAGGTggtattttagttccaaaaaggtttattgtagatccctcaggtgagaatctctgtcattAGTATTGGAGCAAATGAAGCCGTAGTATAGagtctggctgtatacaatggattggttggtatgtttgggatggtagctggagacaTGCAAGTATGTTTGTTGGTCAATAGGTTTCCAATATAAGGTAATATCTATGCATCTactgtgtatttttacagtggtgtccagaaaaggttgatggtagggtgaaagtcattgaatgcctgatGGAATGCATCCaaggcttctttaccatgtgtccagaccataaaaatgCTGTCAATGTAAGGCATGTATAAGagaggtatgagtgggtgggaatCTAGGAAACATTACTctaagtcagccataaagatgttagcatattgtggggcaaTGCAGGTGCCcttggctgtaccattgatctgtaggaacaGTTCATTGCCATATCTGGAGTAGTTATggctgagaacaaaatggcacagtttggtggcaaagtcagctgtgtttttgtcaaagattatattacttacagctTGTAATGCAtctggtgtgggatgttgatATACAAAGATTTCAtatccatggtggctaagatagtattctctggaaggttgttcaaagattgtattttcctcagaaaatctgtagtatTACAAACCTAAATGGGATCACTGATGTCATAGGATCTTAGAACACAGTCCATATATCTAGATATCCCCTTGGTGATAGTGCCTATCCCCGACAAAATGGGGTGTCCCAGGttgcctggtttgtgtattttgggtagaagtt
The sequence above is a segment of the Heteronotia binoei isolate CCM8104 ecotype False Entrance Well chromosome 15, APGP_CSIRO_Hbin_v1, whole genome shotgun sequence genome. Coding sequences within it:
- the LOC132583514 gene encoding olfactory receptor 10A2-like; amino-acid sequence: MFGNIIIIALVITDHHLHIPMYFFLGNLSFLESFYTSTLLPRLLTSFLTGDRTISVGGCYIQLYCFGIPAIAECYLLASMSYDRYLAICKPLQYATFMSRRLCFLLSAVSWLYGITVMTILITSMSQLKYCDLHEIDRFFCDFSPVINLSCSDTALVTLVGLTLSFLNTVPSCLLTLLSYICIIAAIIRIPSSAGRKKAFSTCSSHLIVVSIFYGSLIFVYVLPKKEALRKVDKIFSVFYTVLTPLINPLIYSLRNKEVKKALRRAVNKFGIFK